In Yarrowia lipolytica chromosome 1F, complete sequence, a genomic segment contains:
- a CDS encoding uncharacterized protein (Compare to YALI0F04422g, similar to Saccharomyces cerevisiae BCY1 (YIL033C); ancestral locus Anc_7.206, similar to uniprot|P07278 Saccharomyces cerevisiae YIL033c SRA1 cAMP dependent protein kinase regulatory subunit), with translation MAKRLMVISQPRRSFRILSNPVTLPPAYVDELNLLNREVTTKQPTDILRFCADYFNERLAKREEADDDGPRSKPLGGGFREPGFGSSSRSTDGSLFRSSFADTSSEGPGSASSEPAAPFTRRTSVSAESIAPGAFAGAASGVASNNLSAEQLESLYKSVSHNFLFGNLDEEACRSVLQSLQEKKCDSGEKIITQGDEGDYFYIVESGAVEFIKDGVKVNSSGPGSSFGELALMYNAPRAATVVATQPCVLWSLDRVTFRKILLDGTHQRRSMYDGFLKEVPILSDLGSYERNKLADALTSQVVEPGTAVITEGEAGDAFYLVESGEAEVTKKGESGVVATLKQGDYFGEVALLNDLPRQATVTAKTKLKVATLGKDGFQRLLGPVLDHLKENDPTK, from the coding sequence AAGTTACCACCAAACAGCCGACCGACATTCTGCGGTTCTGCGCGGACTATTTCAACGAACGGCTGGCCAAACGAGAAGAGGCTGACGACGACGGACCCCGTTCCAAGCCCCTGGGCGGCGGATTCCGAGAGCCTGGCTTCGGCTCCTCTTCCAGAAGCACAGACGGCTCATTGTTCCGGTCCTCGTTTGCCGACACGTCATCAGAGGGCCCCGGCTCTGCCTCTAGTGAGCCTGCTGCGCCCTTCACTCGTCGAACCTCTGTTTCTGCCGAGTCCATTGCTCCCGGTGCCTTTGCCGGTGCTGCCTCCGGCgtcgcctccaacaaccTCTCTGCCGAGCAGCTTGAGTCTCTCTACAAGTCTGTGAGCCACAACTTTCTGTTTGGCAATCTTGACGAGGAAGCATGCCGGTCCGTTCTGCAGTCGTTGCAAGAAAAGAAGTGCGACAGCGGCGAAAAGATCATCACCCAGGGCGACGAAGGAGACTACTTTTACATTGTGGAGAGCGGCGCTGTCGAGTTCATCAAGGATGGCGTCAAGGTGAACTCTTCCGGACCCGGCTCTTCGTTTGGAGAGCTCGCCCTCATGTACAACGCTCCCCGAGCAGCCACCGTGGTGGCCACTCAGCCCTGTGTACTGTGGTCGCTGGACCGAGTCACTTTCCGAAAGATTCTGCTAGATGGCACCCATCAGCGACGGTCCATGTACGACGGCTTTCTCAAGGAGGTACCCATTCTCAGCGATCTGGGTTCGTACGAGCGAAACAAGCTTGCCGACGCTCTCACGTCCCAGGTGGTTGAGCCCGGAACTGCCGTCATCACCGAGGGAGAGGCTGGAGACGCCTTTTACCTCGTGGAGAGCGGAGAGGCTGAGGTGACTAAGAAGGGCGAGTCTGGCGTGGTGGCTACTCTTAAGCAGGGTGACTACTTTGGAGAGGTAGCTCTGTTGAACGATCTGCCTCGACAGGCCACCGTGACTGCCAagaccaagctcaaggtcGCTACTCTTGGTAAGGATGGATTTCAGAGACTGCTGGGTCCTGTCTTGGATCATTTGAAGGAAAATGACCCCACAAAGTAG
- a CDS encoding uncharacterized protein (Compare to YALI0F04400g, similar to Saccharomyces cerevisiae ERG28 (YER044C); ancestral locus Anc_7.207, similar to uniprot|P40030 Saccharomyces cerevisiae YER044c involved in synthesis of ergosterol) produces MSLLPQIPGLLPWWQLIVSITATLNSAQAYTGTHATARVYSNDTNKEVTRLQARTFGTWTFLSAIIRFYGAYYLTDKHVYDLTLASYLVAFGHFMSEFLIFKTVKLSGPSIAPMIVSTTSIVWMVLQRDWYLS; encoded by the coding sequence ATGTCGCTCCTGCCCCAGATCCCTGGTCTCCTGCCCTGGTGGCAGCTCATTGTGTCCATCACAGCCACCCTCAACTCCGCCCAGGCCTACACGGGCACCCATGCGACCGCCAGAGTATACTCGAAcgacaccaacaaggaggtgacGCGACTCCAGGCACGGACGTTTGGCACCTGGACCTTTCTGTCGGCTATCATTCGGTTCTATGGCGCCTACTATCTGACCGACAAGCACGTCTACGACCTCACTCTGGCCTCTTATCTCGTGGCGTTTGGACACTTCATGTCGGAGTTCCTCATCTTCAAGACCGTCAAGTTGAGCGGCCCCTCCATTGCTCCCATGATTGTGTCCACCACCAGTATTGTCTGGATGGTCTTGCAGAGAGATTGGTATCTTAGTTGA